Proteins from one Mucilaginibacter jinjuensis genomic window:
- the rplK gene encoding 50S ribosomal protein L11, which produces MAKEVGALVKLQVKGGAANPSPPIGPALGAKGVNIMEFCKQFNARTQDKPGKVLPVVITVYVDKSFDFIIKTPPVAIQLLEVTGLKSGSAEPNRKKVASVNWSQVETIAKDKMTDLNAFTVESAMKMVAGTARSMGITVSGTAPWNN; this is translated from the coding sequence GTAAAGCTACAAGTAAAGGGCGGCGCGGCAAATCCATCTCCTCCAATCGGCCCTGCATTGGGTGCGAAAGGTGTGAACATCATGGAGTTTTGCAAGCAGTTCAACGCACGCACCCAGGATAAACCTGGTAAAGTGCTTCCTGTAGTTATTACTGTTTATGTTGACAAGTCTTTTGATTTTATCATTAAAACCCCACCGGTTGCAATCCAATTATTGGAGGTAACAGGTTTAAAAAGTGGGTCGGCAGAGCCAAACCGTAAAAAGGTAGCCAGTGTAAACTGGAGCCAGGTTGAAACTATCGCCAAAGATAAAATGACTGACTTAAATGCATTCACAGTAGAGTCTGCCATGAAAATGGTGGCTGGTACTGCACGCAGTATGGGAATTACCGTATCTGGTACAGCACCCTGGAATAATTAA
- the rplA gene encoding 50S ribosomal protein L1 — protein MARLTKNQKAVLSKIEANKSYTLQEATALVKEITTTKFDASVDIDVRLGVDPRKANQMVRGIATLPHGTGKTVRVLVLCTPDKEQEAKDAGADFVGLDDYIAKIEGGWTDVDIIITMPSVMAKVGRLGRILGPRNLMPNPKSGTVTPNVGQAVTDVKGGKIDFKVDKTGIIHASIGKVSFAPEKIYENALEVLQVISKLKPSSAKGTYFKSIHVSSTMSQGITVETKSVAGI, from the coding sequence GTGGCTAGATTAACAAAAAATCAAAAAGCAGTACTCTCCAAAATTGAGGCTAACAAATCGTATACGTTACAAGAAGCAACCGCTTTGGTAAAGGAAATAACCACTACCAAATTTGATGCTTCAGTTGATATAGATGTGCGTTTAGGCGTTGACCCACGTAAAGCCAATCAAATGGTGCGTGGTATCGCTACATTACCTCATGGAACTGGCAAAACTGTACGTGTTTTAGTACTTTGTACTCCTGACAAGGAACAAGAGGCTAAAGACGCAGGTGCAGATTTTGTAGGTTTGGATGACTATATTGCTAAAATAGAAGGCGGATGGACTGATGTTGATATTATCATCACTATGCCAAGCGTTATGGCTAAAGTAGGTAGACTGGGACGTATCCTGGGTCCACGTAACTTAATGCCTAACCCTAAATCAGGAACTGTAACTCCAAACGTTGGACAAGCGGTAACTGACGTAAAAGGTGGTAAAATTGACTTCAAGGTTGACAAAACCGGTATCATCCACGCCTCAATAGGTAAAGTATCTTTCGCGCCTGAGAAGATTTATGAGAATGCTTTAGAAGTCCTACAAGTAATCTCTAAATTAAAACCTTCTTCAGCAAAAGGAACATACTTCAAGAGCATTCACGTCTCTTCTACTATGTCGCAAGGTATTACAGTTGAAACTAAATCAGTAGCAGGAATTTAA
- the rplJ gene encoding 50S ribosomal protein L10 produces MNREEKNDLVVALADQMREFGNFYITDTSDLSVEKINKIRRKCFESDITIKVAKNSLIRKAMEAVGGDFDDVYGVLKGASSIMFSKSATAPAKLIKELRRQGDKPVLKAAYIDSSTFIGDDQLNALVALKSKEQLVGEIIGLLQSPAKNVISALQSGGNTIAGLVKTLQEREG; encoded by the coding sequence ATGAACAGAGAAGAAAAAAACGACTTAGTTGTTGCTCTTGCTGATCAGATGAGAGAGTTCGGTAATTTTTATATCACCGATACTTCAGACCTGTCAGTTGAAAAGATCAACAAAATCCGTCGCAAATGTTTCGAAAGTGACATTACCATTAAAGTAGCAAAAAATAGCCTTATCCGTAAAGCTATGGAAGCTGTTGGTGGCGACTTTGACGATGTGTATGGCGTTTTAAAAGGTGCATCATCTATCATGTTCTCAAAATCAGCTACTGCCCCGGCAAAGTTGATTAAAGAGCTTAGAAGACAAGGTGACAAACCAGTTTTAAAAGCAGCTTACATTGATTCATCAACCTTCATCGGCGACGATCAATTGAACGCTTTAGTTGCATTGAAATCTAAAGAACAATTGGTTGGTGAGATCATCGGCTTATTACAATCTCCTGCTAAAAACGTTATTTCTGCATTACAATCAGGCGGAAATACAATTGCAGGGCTTGTTAAAACATTACAAGAAAGAGAAGGTTAA
- the rplL gene encoding 50S ribosomal protein L7/L12: MADLKSFAEQLVNLTVKEVNELAQILKDEYGIEPAAAAVAVAAPAAGGDAPAAAAEQTAFDVILKEAGGQKLAVVKLVKDLTGLGLKEAKDLVDGAPKELKAGVSKEEAESLKKQLEEAGAVVEVK; the protein is encoded by the coding sequence ATGGCAGATTTAAAATCGTTTGCTGAACAGTTGGTAAACTTAACAGTAAAAGAAGTTAACGAATTAGCTCAAATCCTTAAAGATGAGTACGGTATCGAACCAGCTGCTGCTGCAGTAGCTGTTGCAGCTCCTGCTGCTGGTGGCGATGCTCCAGCTGCTGCTGCTGAGCAAACCGCTTTTGACGTTATCTTAAAAGAAGCTGGTGGTCAGAAATTAGCTGTTGTTAAATTAGTAAAAGATTTAACTGGCTTAGGTCTGAAAGAAGCTAAAGATTTAGTTGATGGTGCACCAAAAGAATTAAAAGCTGGTGTTTCTAAAGAAGAAGCTGAGTCACTTAAAAAGCAATTAGAAGAAGCTGGCGCGGTTGTTGAAGTTAAATAA
- the rpoB gene encoding DNA-directed RNA polymerase subunit beta, whose translation MANNNNQRVNFATSRHVIDYPDFLDVQLQSFREFFQLETTSDNRHTEGLFKVFAENFPISDSRNIFVLEFLDYFIDPPRYDIQECIERGLTYSVPLKAKLRLSCNDEEHEDFETIVQDVYLGTIPYMTPKGTFVINGAERVIVSQLHRSPGVFFGQSRHTNGTKLYSARVIPFKGSWIEFATDVNNVMYAYIDRKKKFPVTTLLRAIGYDSDKDILELFELADEVKVSKSGLKKFIGRKLAARVLKKWVEDFVDEDTGEVVSIDRNEIILERETVLEDDHIDMIIDAGVKTIILNKEDASTSGDYTIIYNTLQKDTSNSEKEAVEHIYRQLRNAEPPDEETARGIIDRLFFSDKRYDLGDVGRYRINRKLKLETSNETKVLTKQDIIAIVKYLIKLINSKAEVDDIDHLSNRRVRTVGEQLYAQFGVGLARMARTIRERMNIRDNEVFTPTDLINARTLSSVINSFFGTNQLSQFMDQTNPLAEITHKRRLSALGPGGLSRERAGFEVRDVHYTHYGRLCTIETPEGPNIGLISSLCVHAKINNLGFIETPYKRVTDGKVEVNEPVIYLSAEDEDGKTIGQANAHYDDNGVFANPRVKARFEGDFPVIEPERLDLMDIAPNQITSIAASLIPFLEHDDANRALMGSNMQRQAVPLLRPEAPIVGTGLEGRVAKDSRTLINAEGDGVVEYVDANEIRIKYDRNEDDRLVSFDGDSKSYRLTKFKKTNQSTTINLKPIVKKGERVQKGQVLSEGYATQNGELALGRNLKVAFMPWQGYNFEDAIVISERVVSQDIFTSIHVEEFELEVRDTKRGEEELTADIPNVSEEATKDLDEDGIIRVGAEVKEGDILIGKITPKGESDPSPEEKLLRAIFGDKAGDVKDASLKTPPSIAGVVIDTKLFSRAKKTSKSEEKMQLEKLDTKHERAIKELKNTLIEKLFEIVNGKTSQGVFNVYKELLVPKGVKFTQKILVELAYENINPTKWTTDDDKNDQIKLLLHNYGIKVNEELGAYRRDKFAISVGDELPSGIVQMAKVYIAKKRKLKVGDKMAGRHGNKGIVARIVRDEDMPFLEDGTPVDIVLNPLGVPSRMNLGQIYETVLGWAGKELGMKFATPIFDGATYQEVEDWIAKAGLPATGRTYLHNGLTGERFDQPTTVGIIYMLKLGHMVDDKMHARSIGPYSLITQQPLGGKAQFGGQRFGEMEVWALEAFGAANILQEILTVKSDDVIGRAKTYEAIVKGENLPTPSVPESFNVLVHELRGLGLDITLE comes from the coding sequence TTGGCAAACAACAATAATCAAAGAGTAAACTTTGCAACCAGCAGGCACGTAATTGATTACCCTGATTTTCTGGATGTTCAGTTGCAATCTTTCAGGGAGTTCTTTCAGTTAGAGACTACTTCAGATAACCGCCATACCGAAGGCTTATTTAAAGTATTTGCTGAGAACTTTCCTATTTCAGATTCAAGAAACATCTTTGTTTTAGAGTTTCTTGATTATTTTATTGACCCGCCACGTTATGATATACAAGAGTGTATCGAACGCGGATTAACTTACAGTGTTCCGTTAAAAGCCAAGCTGCGTTTATCATGCAATGATGAAGAGCACGAAGACTTTGAAACAATTGTACAGGACGTGTACCTGGGTACTATCCCATACATGACCCCTAAAGGTACATTTGTGATCAACGGTGCTGAGCGTGTAATTGTATCTCAGTTACACCGTTCACCAGGTGTGTTCTTTGGTCAGAGCCGCCACACCAACGGTACCAAACTATACTCGGCCCGTGTTATCCCTTTCAAAGGATCATGGATTGAGTTTGCTACAGACGTTAACAACGTGATGTATGCTTATATCGATCGTAAAAAGAAATTCCCGGTTACTACCTTATTGCGTGCTATCGGTTACGATTCAGACAAGGACATCCTGGAATTGTTTGAACTGGCCGACGAGGTTAAAGTAAGCAAATCTGGCCTGAAGAAATTCATCGGTCGTAAGCTTGCTGCAAGGGTGCTTAAAAAATGGGTGGAAGACTTCGTGGATGAGGATACAGGTGAAGTTGTATCTATCGACCGTAACGAGATCATCCTTGAGCGTGAAACCGTACTGGAAGACGACCATATAGATATGATCATCGATGCAGGTGTTAAGACTATCATCCTGAACAAGGAAGATGCTTCTACCAGCGGTGATTACACCATTATATATAATACGTTACAGAAAGATACTTCGAACTCGGAGAAAGAAGCGGTTGAGCACATCTACCGTCAATTACGTAACGCCGAACCACCTGATGAGGAAACTGCTCGTGGTATCATCGATCGTTTGTTCTTCTCTGATAAAAGATATGATTTGGGCGATGTTGGTCGTTACCGCATCAACCGTAAGTTGAAGTTAGAGACATCTAACGAAACTAAGGTTTTAACCAAGCAAGATATTATTGCAATCGTTAAATACCTGATCAAATTGATCAACTCTAAAGCTGAGGTGGATGATATCGATCACTTGTCAAATCGTCGTGTTCGTACGGTAGGCGAGCAGCTTTATGCACAATTTGGTGTTGGTTTAGCACGTATGGCCCGTACCATCCGTGAGCGTATGAACATTCGTGATAACGAGGTGTTCACACCAACCGACCTGATCAACGCACGTACACTATCTTCTGTGATCAACTCGTTCTTCGGAACCAACCAGTTGTCACAGTTTATGGACCAAACCAATCCACTGGCAGAGATTACGCACAAGCGTCGTCTGTCAGCCTTAGGCCCCGGCGGTCTGTCGCGCGAGCGTGCAGGTTTCGAGGTTCGTGACGTTCACTACACCCACTACGGTAGGTTGTGTACCATCGAAACTCCGGAAGGCCCGAACATTGGTTTGATCTCGTCACTTTGTGTACACGCTAAGATCAACAACTTAGGTTTTATCGAAACACCTTACAAACGTGTTACCGATGGTAAAGTTGAGGTTAACGAACCAGTAATTTATTTATCGGCAGAGGATGAAGATGGTAAAACCATCGGCCAGGCTAATGCCCATTATGATGATAACGGTGTTTTCGCCAACCCACGTGTTAAAGCACGTTTCGAGGGTGACTTCCCGGTTATTGAGCCAGAGCGTCTGGACTTAATGGATATTGCGCCAAACCAGATCACCTCTATCGCGGCTTCGCTGATTCCGTTCTTAGAGCATGATGATGCTAACCGTGCCTTGATGGGATCGAACATGCAACGCCAGGCAGTGCCTTTGTTGCGTCCGGAAGCTCCTATCGTTGGTACAGGTTTGGAAGGCCGTGTAGCAAAAGACTCTCGTACCCTGATCAACGCCGAAGGCGATGGTGTGGTTGAGTATGTTGATGCTAACGAGATCCGTATTAAATATGATCGTAACGAGGATGACCGTTTGGTATCTTTCGATGGCGATAGCAAAAGCTACCGCTTAACCAAGTTCAAGAAAACCAACCAGAGCACAACCATTAACTTAAAGCCAATTGTTAAAAAAGGCGAGAGAGTACAAAAAGGACAAGTATTGTCTGAAGGTTATGCTACCCAAAATGGTGAGCTTGCACTGGGCCGTAACTTAAAAGTGGCGTTCATGCCTTGGCAGGGATATAACTTTGAGGATGCGATCGTAATTTCTGAGCGTGTTGTATCACAGGATATCTTTACTTCTATCCATGTTGAAGAGTTCGAGCTTGAAGTTCGTGACACTAAACGCGGTGAAGAAGAGTTAACTGCTGATATCCCTAACGTATCTGAAGAAGCTACTAAAGACCTTGACGAAGACGGTATTATCCGTGTAGGTGCCGAGGTTAAAGAAGGCGATATCCTGATTGGTAAGATCACCCCTAAAGGTGAATCAGACCCTTCACCAGAGGAAAAACTTTTACGTGCCATATTTGGTGATAAAGCCGGTGATGTTAAAGATGCATCATTAAAAACCCCGCCGTCTATCGCGGGTGTGGTAATTGATACCAAATTGTTCTCTCGTGCTAAAAAGACTTCAAAATCTGAAGAAAAAATGCAGCTTGAGAAATTGGATACCAAGCACGAAAGAGCTATCAAAGAATTAAAAAATACACTGATCGAGAAATTGTTCGAGATCGTAAACGGTAAAACATCACAAGGTGTATTTAACGTTTACAAAGAACTTCTTGTACCAAAAGGCGTTAAATTCACCCAGAAAATTTTGGTTGAACTGGCGTACGAAAACATCAACCCAACTAAATGGACCACTGATGACGACAAGAACGATCAGATCAAATTATTACTGCATAACTACGGTATCAAAGTAAACGAAGAGCTTGGTGCTTACCGTCGCGATAAATTTGCGATCAGCGTGGGTGACGAGTTGCCATCAGGCATCGTTCAAATGGCGAAAGTGTACATTGCTAAAAAACGTAAGTTAAAAGTAGGTGATAAAATGGCGGGCCGCCACGGTAACAAAGGTATCGTTGCACGTATTGTACGTGATGAGGATATGCCGTTCCTGGAAGATGGTACGCCGGTTGATATCGTGTTGAACCCACTGGGTGTACCTTCACGTATGAACTTGGGCCAGATCTACGAAACCGTATTAGGCTGGGCAGGTAAAGAGTTAGGTATGAAATTCGCTACCCCGATCTTTGATGGTGCAACCTATCAGGAAGTGGAAGACTGGATTGCTAAAGCTGGTTTACCGGCAACAGGCCGTACTTACCTGCACAATGGCTTAACAGGTGAGCGTTTCGATCAGCCAACTACTGTAGGTATTATCTACATGCTGAAACTGGGCCACATGGTTGATGATAAGATGCACGCCCGTTCAATCGGTCCGTACTCTCTTATTACACAACAACCATTGGGTGGTAAAGCACAGTTTGGTGGTCAGCGTTTTGGTGAGATGGAGGTTTGGGCACTGGAAGCATTCGGTGCGGCTAACATCCTTCAGGAAATCCTGACTGTGAAGTCGGATGACGTAATTGGACGTGCCAAAACTTACGAAGCCATTGTTAAAGGCGAAAATCTGCCTACACCATCAGTTCCTGAATCATTCAACGTATTGGTTCACGAATTAAGAGGTTTAGGTTTGGATATCACATTAGAATAA
- the rpoC gene encoding DNA-directed RNA polymerase subunit beta', with protein MSYKKDNKIKSNFTSITISLASPESILERSSGEVLKPETINYRTYKPERDGLFCERIFGPVKDYECHCGKYKRIRYKGIVCDRCGVEVTEKKVRRERMGHINLVVPVAHIWYFRSLPNKIGYLLGLPTKKLDLIIYYERYVVIQPGIKEVDGISKMDFLTEEEYLDVLDTLPKENQYLDDKDPQKFVAKMGAEALEELLKRLDLDQQSYDLRHQAANETSQQRKNEALKRLQVVEAFRDARTRIDNNPEWMIVKIVPVIPPELRPLVPLEGGRFATSDLNDLYRRVIIRNNRLKRLIEIKAPEVILRNEKRMLQEAVDSLFDNSRKVNAVKTEGNRALKSLSDILKGKQGRFRQNLLGKRVDYSARSVIVVGPNLKLHECGLPKDMAAELFKPFIIRKMIERGVVKTVKSAKKIVDRKDPLVWDILENVLKGHPVLLNRAPTLHRLGIQAFQPKLVEGKAIQLHPLTCTAFNADFDGDQMAVHVPLGNAAILEAQILMLASHNILNPANGTPITVPSQDMVLGLYYITKGRKTDEQRVVKGQGLSFYSAEEVIIAYNEKEIDLHAFIKVKANVKERDGSIVNKLIDTTVGRVLFNQHVPEEVGYINELLTKKSLRDIIGEVVKNTGMARAAQFLDDIKELGFQMAFRGGLSFNLQDVNIPAQKVTLIESATKEVEEVMGNYNMGFITNNERYNQIIDIWTRINNRLTANVMEILSTDNQGFNSVYMMLDSGARGSKEQIRQLAGMRGLMAKPQKSGSGGEIIENPILSNFKEGLSVLEYFISTHGARKGLADTALKTADAGYLTRRLHDVAQDMIVGETDCGTLRGIFTTALKDNEDIVEPLYDRILGRTSLHDVHDPITGDLLVGAGQDITEEIGKAIENSPLEGIEIRSVLACESKRGVCALCYGRNLASGKRVQSGEAVGVIAAQSIGEPGTQLTLRTFHVGGTASNIAAESQINARYEGIIEFENVRTVEYQTAEDGPVQVVLGRSGEFRILEEGSNKVIVTNNIPYGSYLYVKDGSKVTKGDRICSWDPYNAVIISEFAGKSTFDAVLEGITFREESDEQTGHREKVIIDTRDKTKNPVIQITDTMGNVIKGYNIPVGAHIAVDENEKIQTGQVIAKIPRSTGKTRDITGGLPRVTELFEARNPSNPAVVTEIDGVVTLGGVKRGNREITIESKDGQVKKYLVPLSKHILVQDNDFIKAGMPLSDGSISPADILAIKGPAAVQEYLVNGIQEVYRLQGVKINDKHFEVIVHQMMQKVQIEDPGDTRFLEKEAVDGWDFMMENDDIFDKKVVVEPGDSSTLKAGQIVSLRKLRDENSVLKRKDLKLVEVRDAIAATSSPLLQGITRASLGTKSFISAASFQETTKVLNEAAIAGKRDKMLGLKENVIVGHLIPSGTGMRIYDNVRVGSQEEFDRLMASKTEDVEA; from the coding sequence ATGTCTTACAAAAAGGATAATAAAATCAAAAGTAACTTTACCAGCATAACCATCAGTTTAGCCTCTCCCGAGTCTATCCTTGAGCGTTCAAGCGGTGAAGTTTTGAAACCAGAAACCATCAACTACAGGACTTATAAACCTGAGCGTGATGGTTTGTTCTGTGAGCGTATTTTTGGTCCGGTTAAAGATTACGAGTGCCATTGCGGTAAATACAAACGTATCCGTTACAAAGGTATCGTGTGCGACCGTTGCGGTGTTGAAGTAACCGAGAAAAAAGTACGTCGTGAGCGTATGGGCCACATTAACTTAGTGGTTCCTGTTGCGCACATCTGGTATTTCCGTTCTTTACCAAACAAGATCGGTTATTTACTGGGCTTGCCAACTAAAAAGCTCGACCTTATTATTTATTATGAGCGTTATGTAGTTATTCAGCCGGGTATTAAAGAAGTTGACGGAATCTCTAAAATGGATTTCCTGACTGAAGAAGAGTACCTGGATGTTTTAGATACATTACCAAAAGAAAATCAATACCTTGACGACAAGGACCCACAAAAGTTTGTAGCTAAAATGGGTGCTGAAGCGTTAGAAGAATTATTAAAACGCCTTGATCTTGACCAACAGTCTTATGACTTACGTCACCAGGCTGCTAATGAAACTTCTCAGCAACGTAAAAACGAAGCCTTAAAACGCTTACAAGTTGTTGAAGCTTTCCGTGATGCACGTACACGTATAGATAACAATCCGGAGTGGATGATCGTAAAGATCGTTCCGGTTATCCCGCCAGAGTTACGTCCATTAGTACCTCTTGAGGGTGGCCGTTTCGCTACCTCGGATTTGAATGACCTTTACCGTCGTGTAATTATCCGTAACAACCGTTTAAAACGTTTGATCGAGATCAAAGCACCGGAAGTAATTTTACGTAACGAAAAACGTATGCTTCAGGAAGCGGTTGACTCTTTATTTGATAACTCACGTAAAGTAAACGCCGTTAAAACTGAAGGTAACCGTGCCTTGAAATCACTTTCAGATATCCTGAAAGGTAAACAAGGTCGTTTCCGTCAAAACTTACTGGGTAAACGTGTCGATTACTCTGCACGTTCGGTAATTGTTGTAGGTCCTAACCTGAAACTGCACGAATGCGGTTTACCAAAAGATATGGCTGCCGAGCTGTTTAAACCATTTATCATTCGTAAGATGATCGAAAGAGGTGTGGTTAAAACGGTAAAATCAGCTAAAAAGATCGTTGACCGTAAAGACCCATTAGTTTGGGATATTTTGGAAAACGTATTAAAGGGTCACCCTGTGTTATTAAACCGTGCGCCTACGCTGCACAGGTTAGGTATCCAGGCTTTCCAACCTAAATTGGTTGAAGGTAAAGCGATCCAATTACACCCGTTAACCTGTACCGCATTCAACGCGGATTTTGACGGTGACCAGATGGCAGTTCACGTACCACTAGGTAACGCTGCAATTTTGGAAGCCCAAATCCTGATGCTTGCTTCACACAACATCTTAAACCCTGCCAACGGTACCCCAATTACAGTACCATCACAGGATATGGTTTTAGGTCTTTACTACATTACTAAAGGCCGCAAAACTGATGAGCAACGTGTTGTAAAAGGACAAGGTTTATCTTTCTACTCTGCTGAAGAGGTGATTATCGCTTACAATGAGAAAGAAATTGACCTGCATGCCTTTATTAAAGTAAAAGCAAACGTAAAAGAACGCGATGGCAGCATCGTTAATAAATTGATTGATACTACTGTAGGCCGCGTATTGTTTAACCAACACGTACCAGAAGAAGTAGGTTACATCAATGAGTTGCTGACCAAAAAATCGCTTCGTGATATTATTGGTGAAGTTGTTAAAAACACCGGTATGGCACGCGCAGCCCAGTTCCTTGATGATATTAAGGAGTTAGGTTTCCAAATGGCATTCCGTGGTGGTTTATCATTTAACCTGCAGGATGTTAACATCCCTGCTCAAAAAGTTACTTTAATCGAATCAGCAACTAAAGAAGTTGAAGAGGTTATGGGTAACTATAACATGGGTTTCATTACCAACAACGAGCGTTACAACCAGATCATCGATATCTGGACCCGTATCAACAACCGCTTAACTGCGAATGTAATGGAGATCTTGTCGACAGATAACCAAGGCTTCAACTCTGTTTATATGATGCTTGACTCTGGAGCGCGTGGTTCGAAAGAGCAGATCCGTCAGCTTGCAGGTATGCGTGGTTTGATGGCGAAACCTCAGAAATCAGGTTCTGGTGGCGAGATCATCGAAAACCCGATCTTATCAAACTTTAAAGAAGGTCTGTCGGTATTAGAGTACTTTATCTCTACCCACGGTGCCCGTAAAGGTTTGGCGGATACGGCGTTGAAAACTGCGGATGCTGGTTACTTAACCCGTCGTTTACATGACGTTGCGCAAGACATGATTGTTGGCGAAACTGATTGCGGAACTTTACGTGGTATATTTACAACTGCATTAAAAGATAACGAGGATATCGTTGAGCCATTATACGATCGTATTCTGGGCCGTACCTCTCTGCACGATGTGCATGACCCTATCACCGGCGATTTATTAGTTGGTGCCGGTCAGGACATTACTGAAGAGATTGGTAAAGCGATTGAAAACTCTCCTTTAGAAGGTATCGAAATCCGTTCTGTATTAGCTTGCGAAAGCAAACGCGGTGTTTGTGCCCTTTGTTACGGACGTAACCTGGCATCAGGTAAACGTGTACAAAGCGGTGAAGCTGTGGGTGTAATTGCAGCACAGTCAATCGGTGAGCCGGGTACACAGTTAACACTTCGTACATTCCACGTGGGTGGTACCGCATCTAACATCGCGGCAGAGTCTCAGATCAATGCTCGTTACGAGGGTATCATTGAATTTGAAAACGTACGTACTGTGGAGTACCAAACAGCTGAAGACGGACCTGTACAGGTTGTTTTAGGCCGTTCTGGTGAGTTCCGTATCCTGGAAGAAGGCAGCAACAAGGTAATTGTTACCAATAACATCCCTTATGGTTCATACCTGTATGTGAAAGATGGCAGCAAAGTTACCAAAGGCGACCGTATCTGTTCATGGGATCCGTACAACGCGGTTATCATCTCAGAATTTGCGGGTAAATCAACCTTTGATGCAGTATTAGAGGGTATCACTTTCCGTGAAGAATCTGATGAGCAAACCGGTCACCGTGAGAAAGTAATTATCGATACTAGGGATAAAACTAAAAACCCTGTGATACAGATTACTGATACCATGGGTAACGTAATTAAAGGATACAACATTCCGGTAGGCGCACACATTGCGGTTGACGAGAATGAGAAAATACAAACCGGACAGGTAATTGCTAAAATTCCTCGTTCAACCGGTAAAACACGAGATATTACGGGTGGTTTACCACGCGTAACTGAATTGTTTGAGGCTCGTAACCCATCTAACCCGGCAGTTGTGACCGAGATTGATGGTGTTGTAACCTTAGGCGGTGTAAAACGTGGTAACCGTGAAATCACTATCGAATCAAAAGACGGACAGGTTAAAAAATACCTGGTACCACTTTCTAAGCACATCCTGGTACAGGATAATGACTTTATCAAAGCAGGTATGCCACTGTCAGACGGTTCGATCTCACCTGCCGATATCTTAGCGATTAAAGGCCCTGCTGCTGTACAAGAGTACCTTGTTAACGGTATCCAGGAAGTTTACCGCTTACAAGGTGTGAAAATCAACGATAAACACTTTGAGGTTATCGTTCACCAGATGATGCAGAAAGTACAGATTGAAGATCCGGGAGATACTCGTTTCTTAGAAAAAGAAGCAGTTGACGGTTGGGACTTCATGATGGAAAACGACGATATTTTTGACAAGAAAGTTGTTGTTGAGCCAGGTGATTCATCTACCCTGAAAGCCGGTCAGATCGTATCATTACGTAAGCTGAGAGACGAAAACTCTGTACTGAAACGTAAAGATTTGAAACTGGTTGAAGTACGCGACGCAATTGCAGCAACATCAAGTCCGTTGTTACAAGGTATCACCCGTGCATCGTTAGGTACCAAATCGTTCATCTCGGCAGCATCGTTCCAGGAAACTACTAAAGTACTGAACGAAGCAGCTATCGCAGGTAAACGTGATAAAATGCTTGGTCTGAAAGAGAATGTGATCGTAGGTCACTTGATCCCTTCAGGTACAGGTATGCGTATCTACGATAACGTACGTGTAGGTTCACAAGAAGAATTTGATCGCCTGATGGCTTCTAAAACAGAAGACGTCGAGGCATAA